A genomic window from Arvicola amphibius chromosome 5, mArvAmp1.2, whole genome shotgun sequence includes:
- the Hsbp1l1 gene encoding heat shock factor-binding protein 1-like protein 1 — translation MDARAPEVPCGDVLQNAAENLLQELEEHFRALTTTLNLRMEEMGNRIEDLQKNVDDLMSQAGIENSVKEQMT, via the exons ATGGACGCCCGGGCGCCGGAAGTTCCTTGCGGGGACGTGCTGCAGAACGCG GCAGAAAATCTACTTCAGGAGCTTGAAGAACACTTCCGAGCTCTGACAACAACATTAAACCTCAGAA TGGAAGAAATGGGAAATCGCATCGAGGACCTACAGAAAAATGTTGATGACCTAATGTCTCAAGCTGGAATCGAGAATTCAGTCAAAGAACAGATG ACCTGA